A part of Vigna radiata var. radiata cultivar VC1973A chromosome 11, Vradiata_ver6, whole genome shotgun sequence genomic DNA contains:
- the LOC106777334 gene encoding pentatricopeptide repeat-containing protein At1g31430, translating to MCLKMMKGTYISLLKSCKSMSQLKQIQAHIFSVGLQQDRDTLNKLMAFAMDSSLGDFNYANRIFKYIHTPSLFICNLMIKAFVKRGSFRSALSLFQQLREHGVWPDNYTYPYVLKGIGCIGEVGEGKKVHAFVVKTGLEFDAYVGNSLMDMYAELGLVDGFTQVFEEMPERDTVSWNIMISGYVRCKKFQEAVDVYRRMRKESNEKPNEATVVSSLSACTVLRNLELGKEIHYYIVNELDFTTIMGNALLDMYCKCGHVSVAQQIFDAMTVKNVNCWTSMVNGYVTCGLLDQARDYFERSPSRDIVLWTAMINGYVQFNRFEEAIALFGEMQMRGVRPDNFIVVTLLTGCAESGALEQGKWIHNYIDENRILVDVVVGTALIEMYAKCGCIDIALEIFYGLKEKDTASWTAIICGLAMNGKTSKALELFEAMQVCGFKPDDVTFIAVLSACTHAGLVEEGRKLFHSMSSVYHIEPNLEHYGCFIDLLGRAGLLQEAEELVRMLPDENKEIIVPLYGALLSACRTYSNIDMGERLATALAKVKSSDSTPHTLLASIYASADRWEDVRKVRSKMKDMGIKKVPGYSAIEVDGMWQQRLSHE from the coding sequence ATGTGTTTAAAAATGATGAAGGGAACATACATTTCTCTTCTCAAAAGCTGCAAATCCATGTCCCAATTGAAGCAAATTCAGGCCCACATATTCAGTGTTGGCCTTCAACAAGATAGAGACACACTTAACAAGCTCATGGCCTTTGCCATGGACTCATCACTGGGGGATTTTAACTATGCAAACAGAATCTTCAAATACATTCATACCCCCTCTTTGTTTATCTGTAACCTCATGATCAAGGCCTTTGTGAAAAGGGGTAGTTTTAGGAGTGCCCTTTCTCTGTTTCAGCAACTTAGGGAGCATGGCGTGTGGCCTGATAACTACACCTACCCTTATGTCTTGAAGGGTATTGGTTGCATTGGGGAGGTTGGGGAAGGAAAAAAGGTTCATGCTTTTGTGGTTAAGACTGGCCTTGAGTTTGACGCTTATGTGGGTAACTCGTTGATGGACATGTATGCAGAGTTGGGCCTGGTTGACGGCTTCACGCAGGTGTTTGAGGAAATGCCTGAGAGGGATACGGTTTCTTGGAACATCATGATTTCGGGTTATGTCAGGTGCAAGAAGTTCCAGGAGGCAGTGGATGTTTACCGGCGAATGAGAAAGGAGAGCAATGAAAAGCCTAATGAAGCCACGGTTGTGAGCAGTCTGTCCGCGTGTACGGTGTTGAGAAATTTGGAGCTTGGTAAGGAAATTCACTATTACATTGTGAATGAACTGGATTTTACTACTATAATGGGGAATGCTTTGTTAGACATGTATTGTAAGTGTGGGCATGTGAGCGTGGCCCAGCAGATTTTCGATGCAATGACCGTTAAGAATGTGAATTGTTGGACCAGCATGGTAAACGGGTATGTGACCTGTGGTTTGTTGGATCAAGCTCGAGATTATTTTGAGAGGAGTCCAAGTAGGGATATTGTTCTTTGGACAGCTATGATTAATGGGTATGTGCAGTTTAATCGTTTTGAAGAGGCAATTGCATTGTTTGGGGAGATGCAGATGAGAGGTGTGAGACCGGATAACTTCATTGTGGTTACTCTTCTTACGGGTTGTGCTGAATCGGGAGCTCTAGAGCAAGGCAAGTGGATTCATAATTACATAGATGAAAACAGAATCCTAGTGGATGTTGTTGTTGGTACTGCCCTTATTGAAATGTATGCTAAATGCGGTTGCATAGATATAGCTTTGGAGATTTTTTATGGATTGAAGGAAAAGGACACTGCCTCGTGGACTGCAATTATATGTGGGCTGGCCATGAATGGTAAAACAAGTAAAGCACTTGAGTTATTTGAAGCAATGCAAGTGTGTGGGTTTAAACCTGATGATGTTACCTTCATTGCTGTTTTAAGTGCTTGTACTCATGCAGGACTGGTTGAAGAAGGCAGAAAGTTATTTCATTCCATGTCAAGTGTGTATCACATTGAGCCAAATTTAGAGCACTATGGGTGTTTCATTGACCTTCTTGGTCGAGCCGGACTGTTACAAGAGGCAGAAGAGTTGGTAAGGATGTTACCagatgaaaacaaagaaataatagTTCCACTCTATGGAGCTTTGCTAAGTGCCTGCAGAACTTATAGTAATATTGATATGGGTGAAAGGCTTGCTACAGCACTAGCGAAAGTTAAATCAAGCGATTCAACTCCTCACACACTTCTTGCTAGCATTTATGCTTCTGCTGACAGATGGGAAGATGTGAGAAAGGTGAGAAGTAAGATGAAAGATATGGGAATCAAAAAGGTACCAGGATATAGTGCCATTGAGGTGGATGGAATGTGGCAACAGAGGTTGAGTCATGAGTAA
- the LOC106776491 gene encoding GTP-binding protein ERG: MKALRTLRRTFYFPASHASTPLFFSAQPQPQPRPDDPTTSADSDSVFDSSHYALDTDPGPKLGPTWDDKYRARADRVVFGEEGPKGKLRLKEEQDEMRRRILAKALLEAAVENEEEDEEVEGAKGMVKEEEQKSLSVGIIGAPNAGKSALTNFMVGTKVAAVSRKTNTTTHEIVGVLTKGDTQICFFDTPGLMLNIAGFPYRDVKVRVESAWSSINLYEVLIVIFDVHRHITRPDQRVIQLIKRMGTRSVLNQRRILCMNKIDLVEKKKDLLKVAEEFKDLPGYERHFMISGLKGAGVKDLTQYLMEQAVQRPWEEDPLSMSEEVMKMIALEVVRERLLDHVHQEIPYDIEHRLIDWKELRDGSLRIEQHFITNKLSQRKIIVGKNGSKIGRIGIEANEELRSIFKRQVHLILKVSHKK, encoded by the exons ATGAAAGCCTTGAGAACCCTAAGAAGGACCTTCTATTTCCCCGCCTCTCACGCTTCTACACCTCTTTTCTTCTCCGCCCAGCCGCAACCTCAGCCTCGCCCCGACGACCCTACCACCTCCGCGGACTCCGACTCCGTCTTCGACAGCTCCCACTATGCCCTCGACACGGACCCCGGGCCCAAGCTCGGGCCCACGTGGGACGACAAGTACCGGGCCCGCGCGGACCGGGTGGTGTTCGGAGAAGAGGGCCCGAAGGGGAAACTGCGGCTGAAGGAGGAGCAAGATGAGATGAGGAGAAGGATTCTAGCCAAGGCCTTGCTCGAAGCCGCGGTGGAAAACGAGGAGGAGGATGAGGAAGTTGAAGGAGCGAAAGGCATGGTGAAGGAGGAAGAGCAAAAATCGTTGTCCGTGGGAATCATTGGCGCTCCCAACGCTGGCAAGTCTGCGCTAACTAATTTTATG GTTGGGACAAAGGTAGCAGCAGTTTCACGGAAGACAAATACCACAACTCATGAAATTGTGGGAGTATTGACAAAAGGAGACACCCAAATT TGTTTTTTTGATACACCAGGGCTCATGTTGAACATTGCTGGATTTCCTTATAGGGATGTCAAAGTCCGTGTTGAAAGTGCTTGGAGTTCAATCAATCTCTATGAAGTGCTCATAGTCATTTTTGATGTTCATAGACATATTACCAG GCCTGATCAAAGAGTGATACAATTAATTAAACGAATGGGAACACGATCGGTTCTAAATCAAAGGCGAATTTTGTGTATGAATAAGATTGATTTagtagagaaaaagaaagacttGTTGAAGGTTGCTGAAGAGTTTAAAGATCTTCCTGGATATGAAAG gcATTTCATGATATCAGGATTGAAGGGGGCTGGTGTAAAAGATTTGACTCAGTACTTGATGGAGCAG GCCGTTCAACGACCCTGGGAAGAGGATCCCCTTAGCATGAGTGAGGAAGTTATGAAGATGATAGCATTAGAAGTCGTGCGTGAAAGGTTATTGGACCACGTACATCAG GAAATTCCGTATGATATTGAACATCGATTGATTGACTGGAAAGAGTTACGAGATGGTTCTCTTAGGATCGAACAGCATTTCATCACTAACAAATTAAGCCAACGCAAGATTATTGTGGGGAAGAATGGCTCAAAAATTGG GAGAATAGGAATTGAAGCCAATGAAGAGCTAAGGTCCATTTTCAAAAGGCAAGTGCATCTAATTCTCAAAGTTAGTCATAAAAAGTGA
- the LOC106777381 gene encoding CST complex subunit STN1 gives MENGNNNALALQNTHVKLLAFDLLSLTQFPFRSPDAATSFFRRGIQISRVETLGTVTLRHLKPERLLRFAIDDGTGCVPCVLWLNDANSPSVVRRRRHELAARFVEVVKFGAVARVRGRLSRYKGGVQVTVSDVVTERDPNAEIFHLLDCIRLISSSLRDGERDESLRP, from the exons atggaaaatggaaacAACAATGCATTGGCACTTCAGAACACGCACGTCAAACTTCTCGCCTTCGATCTCCTATCCTTGACACAATTTCCTTTCCGTTCTCCCGACGCCGCGACGTCGTTTTTCCGCAGAGGAATCCAAATCTCGCGCGTCGAAACCCTTGGCACTGTCACCCTGCGTCACCTCAAGCCCGAGAGGCTCCTCCGCTTCGCCATTGACGATGGCACCGGGTGCGTCCCCTGCGTGCTGTGGCTTAACGACGCCAATTCCCCCTCCGTCGTGCGCCGCCGCCGCCACGAGCTCGCCGCGCGCTTCGTCGAAGTGGTGAAGTTTGGAGCGGTTGCGAGGGTGAGGGGCAGACTGAGCCGGTACAAAGGCGGTGTGCAGGTGACCGTGTCGGACGTGGTGACGGAGAGAGATCCGAACGCCGAGATCTTCCACCTCCTGGACTGCATCAG GTTAATCTCTTCGTCTTTAAGAGACGGTGAAAGAGATGAGTCTCTTCGTCCTTGA